In a single window of the Magnolia sinica isolate HGM2019 chromosome 7, MsV1, whole genome shotgun sequence genome:
- the LOC131251828 gene encoding triacylglycerol lipase OBL1 isoform X2, with product MATAIPPLYESDGEPSKKCRYLIVWPHKGRTIDVLHFLLSPDGPRETSFLESSDELGPIPGDHRWVIVVSIIVRRIIAIFGKPTEWTGFLIEYLLNLLAENGDLLGLVYNILRGKVVMPHRNSETFISAIGHLDGRIDLYKGGSLSGLTGGIGDGTGNRALMDLCMMTSKLAYENALVVRNIVVHHWKMHFVEFYNGWNDFEKDYSTQVFILCDKPKDASLVLISFRGTEPFDADDWSTDFDYSWFEIPELGKVHMGFLEALGLGNRAEVTTFQELLQIGEDTSNGRKQPPQSAMASDSQSDSKDDEDGVLPEMAKMTAYYAVRSRLRILLNEHKNAKFIVTGHSLGGALAILFPAVLLLHKEKEMMKRLLGVYTFGQPRVGDRQLGSFMEAHLNVPVPRYYRLVYSNDLVPRLPYDDKTFLYKHFGLCLYYNSCYVEQNVDEEPNRNYFGLRYVIPDHLNAVWELIRSMTMGYTHGPEYKEGWFSIFLRTVGLAIPGLSAHSPTDYVNSVRLGRQRVQMSSI from the exons ATGGCTACTGCCATTCCTCCCCTTTATGAGAGCGATGGAGAGCCGTCGAAGAAGTGCCGATATCTGATCGTGTGGCCCCACAAAGGCCGGACCATCGACGTGCTCCACTTCTTGCTATCGCCAGATGGGCCCAGAGAGACCTCATTCCTTGAGAGCTCGGATGAGTTGGGCCCCATCCCAGGGGACCATAGATGGGTGATTGTTGTTTCGATTATCGTTCGGAGGATCATAGCGATTTTCGGTAAGCCGACGGAGTGGACCGGGTTCTTGATTGAGTACCTCTTGAATTTGCTAGCAGAGAACGGTGATCTGCTGGGGTTAGTGTACAATATACTCAGAG GGAAAGTTGTAATGCCACATAGAAATTCAGAGACCTTCATTAGCGCGATTGGGCACTTAGACGGGCGAATAGACCTCTACAAGGGTGGCTCACTGAGTGGACTCACCGGAGGAATCGGTGATGGGACGGGGAACAGGGCACTTATGGACCTTTGCATGATGACCTCCAAATTAGCCTATGAAAATGCTCTTGTGGTTAGAAACATCGTTGTCCATCATTGGAAG ATGCATTTCGTGGAGTTCTACAATGGTTGGAATG ATTTCGAAAAGGATTACTCCACCCAAGTTTTCATCCTTTGTGACAAGCCCAAAGATGCTAGTCTAGTTTTGATCAGCTTCCGGGGTACCGAGCCTTTTGACGCTGACGATTGGAGCACCGACTTTGACTACTCTTGGTTTGAGATCCCAGAACTAGGCAAGGTCCACATGGGATTCCTAGAGGCCCTAGGATTGGGCAATCGGGCCGAGGTTACCACCTTTCAGGAGCTCCTCCAGATTGGAGAGGACACTTCAAATGGCAGAAAACAGCCCCCTCAGAGTGCCATGGCTTCTGACTCTCAATCTGATTCAAAGGACGATGAGGATGGTGTCCTACCAGAAATGGCCAAGATGACCGCGTACTATGCGGTCAGGAGCAGGCTCAGGATCCTACTCAACGAGCACAAGAATGCGAAATTCATCGTGACGGGACACAGCTTGGGTGGGGCACTAGCGATACTATTCCCAGCAGTACTGCTGTTACACAAGGAGAAGGAGATGATGAAAAGGCTGTTGGGGGTGTATACTTTCGGTCAGCCTAGAGTAGGGGACAGGCAGTTGGGGAGCTTCATGGAAGCTCATCTGAATGTCCCAGTTCCAAGATACTATAGATTGGTTTACAGCAATGATCTGGTGCCAAGATTGCCATATGATGACAAGACGTTCCTGTATAAGCACTTTGGGCTGTGCCTCTACTACAACAGCTGCTACGTTGAGCAG AATGTGGACGAGGAGCCAAACAGGAATTACTTTGGGCTGCGATACGTGATTCCGGATCACCTGAATGCAGTTTGGGAATTGATCAGGAGCATGACAATGGGCTACACACATGGCCCAGAATACAAGGAGGGCTGGTTTTCGATATTTCTTAGGACTGTGGGGCTGGCAATCCCCGGTCTTTCAGCACACAGTCCTACAGACTATGTGAACTCTGTAAGGCTTGGAAGGCAACGAGTTCAGATGTCCTCTATCTAA
- the LOC131251828 gene encoding triacylglycerol lipase OBL1 isoform X1, which yields MAGEERKGGEAHKPNSNLRYLIVRPEKGRMVDIFQMLVSGDRGATVGFLERSDDQVGPITDDHRWIIVASIIVRRIIAILRKPMEWTGILLEFILNLLSENGGLLGLPFNLLRGKVVMPHRNSETFISAIGHLDGRIDLYKGGSLSGLTGGIGDGTGNRALMDLCMMTSKLAYENALVVRNIVVHHWKMHFVEFYNGWNDFEKDYSTQVFILCDKPKDASLVLISFRGTEPFDADDWSTDFDYSWFEIPELGKVHMGFLEALGLGNRAEVTTFQELLQIGEDTSNGRKQPPQSAMASDSQSDSKDDEDGVLPEMAKMTAYYAVRSRLRILLNEHKNAKFIVTGHSLGGALAILFPAVLLLHKEKEMMKRLLGVYTFGQPRVGDRQLGSFMEAHLNVPVPRYYRLVYSNDLVPRLPYDDKTFLYKHFGLCLYYNSCYVEQNVDEEPNRNYFGLRYVIPDHLNAVWELIRSMTMGYTHGPEYKEGWFSIFLRTVGLAIPGLSAHSPTDYVNSVRLGRQRVQMSSI from the exons atGGCTggtgaagaaagaaaaggaggagaagcTCACAAGCCAAATTCCAATCTCCGATACCTGATTGTTCGGCCCGAAAAAGGCCGAATGGTCGACATTTTCCAAATGTTAGTTTCGGGAGACAGAGGCGCCACCGTTGGATTCCTGGAGAGGTCagatgatcaggtgggccccatcacggaTGATCATAGGTGGATCATCGTCGCTTCGATCATCGTCCGGCGGATTATTGCAATCCTTAGGAAGCCGATGGAGTGGACTGGGATCTTGTTAGAGTTCATCTTGAATTTGCTTTCAGAAAATGGAGGGCTGCTTGGCTTACCTTTCAATCTACTGAGAG GGAAAGTTGTAATGCCACATAGAAATTCAGAGACCTTCATTAGCGCGATTGGGCACTTAGACGGGCGAATAGACCTCTACAAGGGTGGCTCACTGAGTGGACTCACCGGAGGAATCGGTGATGGGACGGGGAACAGGGCACTTATGGACCTTTGCATGATGACCTCCAAATTAGCCTATGAAAATGCTCTTGTGGTTAGAAACATCGTTGTCCATCATTGGAAG ATGCATTTCGTGGAGTTCTACAATGGTTGGAATG ATTTCGAAAAGGATTACTCCACCCAAGTTTTCATCCTTTGTGACAAGCCCAAAGATGCTAGTCTAGTTTTGATCAGCTTCCGGGGTACCGAGCCTTTTGACGCTGACGATTGGAGCACCGACTTTGACTACTCTTGGTTTGAGATCCCAGAACTAGGCAAGGTCCACATGGGATTCCTAGAGGCCCTAGGATTGGGCAATCGGGCCGAGGTTACCACCTTTCAGGAGCTCCTCCAGATTGGAGAGGACACTTCAAATGGCAGAAAACAGCCCCCTCAGAGTGCCATGGCTTCTGACTCTCAATCTGATTCAAAGGACGATGAGGATGGTGTCCTACCAGAAATGGCCAAGATGACCGCGTACTATGCGGTCAGGAGCAGGCTCAGGATCCTACTCAACGAGCACAAGAATGCGAAATTCATCGTGACGGGACACAGCTTGGGTGGGGCACTAGCGATACTATTCCCAGCAGTACTGCTGTTACACAAGGAGAAGGAGATGATGAAAAGGCTGTTGGGGGTGTATACTTTCGGTCAGCCTAGAGTAGGGGACAGGCAGTTGGGGAGCTTCATGGAAGCTCATCTGAATGTCCCAGTTCCAAGATACTATAGATTGGTTTACAGCAATGATCTGGTGCCAAGATTGCCATATGATGACAAGACGTTCCTGTATAAGCACTTTGGGCTGTGCCTCTACTACAACAGCTGCTACGTTGAGCAG AATGTGGACGAGGAGCCAAACAGGAATTACTTTGGGCTGCGATACGTGATTCCGGATCACCTGAATGCAGTTTGGGAATTGATCAGGAGCATGACAATGGGCTACACACATGGCCCAGAATACAAGGAGGGCTGGTTTTCGATATTTCTTAGGACTGTGGGGCTGGCAATCCCCGGTCTTTCAGCACACAGTCCTACAGACTATGTGAACTCTGTAAGGCTTGGAAGGCAACGAGTTCAGATGTCCTCTATCTAA